The following is a genomic window from Deltaproteobacteria bacterium.
TCGGTTCCGGCGCTACGGCCTGGACCAGGCCGAGCAGTCGATCGGTTTCCCCCGCCATTGCGGAGACGACGACGACGACGCGATGCCCCGCCGCGCAAGTCGCCGCAACGTGCGCGGCGACCCGTCCGATCCGCTCCACTGAGCCGACCGACGTGCCGCCATATTTTTGTACGATCAGCATGATCTGTTATTTCGCCGGCATTTCGGTGACGAACAAGCGTTCCACCACTTCATACGTATCGGGATCGATGTAGCGATCTGCGGCGCTGATCCCGGTCCCCTCGACCATGGCTTGATGGATCACCACGTCGGCGTAGTCTTCCAAACGGATCTTACTCTGCAACTCCGGCCGATCGCGCAACACCGGTTGGAGGATCCGTTGCACCGGCACCGCGATCCGTTGCACGCGATACCCGCGCTGCTCATAGAATTCAATGAAATCCTGTAATGAGTTCGTGGCCAAATAAATCTTCGCGTCCGGGACCCGCCCCATATCGCCGCCGTAGGCCTCGGCCATCTTTTCCTTTAGACGTTGCGTTAAGTCCTCGGCCATAAACGCACCCGGCGGGATCGGTGGCGGCTTGCTGGTCGCTAAATCGGTCAGCAGCTCGTCCGGTTCCGGCGTGGTCGGGAGCCGCACCGGTGGTTTCACCGGCGGCGTCGGCTCGTGTTTCGCGACGGTAACGGGCGGTTTCACTGGTGGGGTCGGTGGGGGCGGCGGCGGCTCCGGCTGCGGGAGTTGCAACACCAACGCCGGACTTTCCACCGTTGTCACCCGATCCCGCCCCGCCCACGGACAGCCGGAACAGGAGGGAAGGAGGGAAAGGCAAAGTGCAAAATGCAAAATGCAAAGTGCAAAATGACGGATCGGGGTCCGCCAATTTTGCATTTTGATTTTTGCATTTTGCATTTTGCAATACCCGCCATTACCCCCGCTTCGGCGTCACCTTATGGACCGCAAACCCCGCCGCATCGATTCGCTCGCACCGGCACAGCCGGATGCTCGCTAAAGTCGGGGGAAGCCCCGCTCCCCCCGACCCCCCCCATCTTAGGGGCGTTTCGGCCCCACTTTATGCACGGCAAACCCTGCCGCATCTTCGACGGCTTCTTTTACCACTTCGCTCAAGGTGGGGTGGGAGAAAATGGTGTGGGCGACGTCTTCGACGCTCAGGCGCTGCTGGATCGCGAGACAGAGTTGCTGTCCGAGATCCGTGGCCTCCGCACCGATCACATGGCCGCCGAGCAGCACGCCATTTTCATCGGTGTAGACTTGGGCCGCGCCGTCGGTTTCACCGGCGCACAGGGCCTTGCCGACCGCGGCATAGGTAAAGCGGCCGGTTTTGTAGCGCACGCCGGCGGCTTGTAGGCCTTTTTCCGTTTCGCCCACCGCGCAGACTTCCGGCGTCGTAAACACGGGACGCGGGACGGCGTGATAATCCATCGTGACGTGACCGCCCAAACAATTCTTGACCGCCACTTCGGCCTCCGCCGATGCGACGTGCGCCAGCATCATCCCGCCGACGACGTCGCCGATGGCGTAGATGCCCGGCACGGTGGTTTGCATCCCGGCATCGACCGGAATGAAGCCGCGTTCATTCAGCAAGCCTAACGCCTCGGCGCCGAGCCCTTCGGTGTATGGTTTGCGTCCCACCGACACCAACACGCGATCTGCCTCGACACGCGTCCCATTCGCCAACGTGGCGGCTGCGCCATTGGTCGTCTCCAGCTGCTCGACCGTGGTGCCGGTGTGCACCGTAATACCGCGCTTGGCGAAGCTGCGCGCCAACGTGCGGCCGATGACTAAGTCTTCGCCGGGCAGCAGACTTTCCGTCGCTTCGACCAGTGTCACTGCGGCGCCGAACGATTGCATCATGCTCGCAAACTCGCAGCCGATAATGCCTCCGCCGATGATCAGGAGTCGCGCCGGGACGTGTTGCCATTCCAACATGTGATCGCTAACCACCACGGTCGTGCCGTCGATCGGCAATCCCGGCAGCGTGCGCCACGTCGAGCCGGTGGCAATGATGATATTTTTCGCCGCCAACGTGTCGCCGTTGACGACCACTTGACCCGCTGCAGGGATGCTGGCCGTGCCGCGAATCAGTTCGACGCCGTGCCCTTTTAACAGCTGCTCCACGCCCCCGCGCAACATCGTGACGATCTTGTTTTTCCGTTCCATCAGCGCGGCCACGTTGATGCCGAGCGCGGCCGGATCGACCCCTTGCACGCCGAATGTCGCCGCATGTCGCACCGCTTCGAGCCGCGTCGCACTGGCAATCAAGGCCTTGCTCGGAATGCAGCCGACATTCAGACACGTCCCGCCGGCGTGGCCCTTTTCGACTACCGCCACGCGTTCCGCCCCATACTGCCGTGCCCGAATGGCTGCCACATAGCCCCCCGGACCCGCGCCCACCACAATCAGATCATAGCTCATAGGTCATCCCTCCCGAATTGAGGCGGCACGAAGTAGCGTGCGCGCCGGAAAAATACCAGGAGAAATATTGGGAAGGCCAGCGGATTGCGTCCGCCCGGAGCTCGTGCTAGGCGCAACGGCAATGCCCCACCGTTCCATCATCCACACCGATCTGCTGGTGCTCGGTTCCGGCGTCGCGGGTTTGAGCCTCGCGCTCAGCGTGGCCGACCAGATGCGCGTCGTCGTGGCCGCTAAATGCGCCGCGGCGGAGACCAATACCAATTATGCCCAAGGCGGCATTGCCGCCGCGTTAGCGGGCGAAGCGGCGATTACAGGACACATCCGCGACACTTGCGAATCCGGCGACGGACTCTG
Proteins encoded in this region:
- the lpdA gene encoding dihydrolipoyl dehydrogenase, which codes for MSYDLIVVGAGPGGYVAAIRARQYGAERVAVVEKGHAGGTCLNVGCIPSKALIASATRLEAVRHAATFGVQGVDPAALGINVAALMERKNKIVTMLRGGVEQLLKGHGVELIRGTASIPAAGQVVVNGDTLAAKNIIIATGSTWRTLPGLPIDGTTVVVSDHMLEWQHVPARLLIIGGGIIGCEFASMMQSFGAAVTLVEATESLLPGEDLVIGRTLARSFAKRGITVHTGTTVEQLETTNGAAATLANGTRVEADRVLVSVGRKPYTEGLGAEALGLLNERGFIPVDAGMQTTVPGIYAIGDVVGGMMLAHVASAEAEVAVKNCLGGHVTMDYHAVPRPVFTTPEVCAVGETEKGLQAAGVRYKTGRFTYAAVGKALCAGETDGAAQVYTDENGVLLGGHVIGAEATDLGQQLCLAIQQRLSVEDVAHTIFSHPTLSEVVKEAVEDAAGFAVHKVGPKRP